In Citrus sinensis cultivar Valencia sweet orange chromosome 4, DVS_A1.0, whole genome shotgun sequence, one DNA window encodes the following:
- the LOC102612197 gene encoding calcium-dependent protein kinase 1 isoform X2 — MWRPRASDESVSNHTRTDEATVTEATTKEPESPFPVQNKPPEQLTMPKPETKPETKPEAKPEAKPEHPTKPKKSPEMKRVSSAGLRTGSVLQTRTGNFKEFFKFGRKLGQGQFGTTFLCVEKGTGKEYACKSIAKRKLITDEDVEDVRREVQIMHHLAGHPNVVSIKGAFEDAVAVHVVMELCAGGELFDRIIQRGHYTERKAAELTRTIVGVVEACHSLGVMHRDLKPENFLFISQDEDSLLKTIDFGLSVFFKPGEKFSDVVGSPYYVAPEVLRKRYGPEADVWSVGVILYILLSGVPPFWAESEQGIFEQVLHGDLDFSSDPWPNISESAKDLVRKMLVRDPRRRLTAHEVLCHPWVQVDGVAPDKPLDSAVLSRLKQFSAMNKLKKMALRVIAESLSEEEIAGLREMFKMIDADNSGQITFEELKAGLKRVGANLKESEIYDLMQAADVDNSGTIDYGEFIAATMHLNKIEREDHLFAAFSYFDKDGSGYITQDELQQACEEFGIEDVRLEEMIREVDQDNDGRIDYNEFVAMMQKGTVAVPAAKKGLQSSFSIGFREALKL; from the exons ATGTGGCGGCCCCGAGCAAGTGATGAGTCAGTTTCTAATCATACACGTACTGATGAAGCAACTGTGACTGAGGCAACAACGAAAGAACCTGAATCGCCCTTTCCGGTTCAAAATAAACCACCAGAACAGTTGACGATGCCTAAACCAGAAACTAAGCCAGAAACTAAACCTGAAGCTAAACCAGAAGCTAAACCAGAACATCCGACAAAACCCAAGAAATCCCCAGAAATGAAGAGGGTATCTAGTGCTGGACTCAGGACTGGATCCGTTTTACAGACGAGAACAGGAAATTTTAaggaatttttcaaatttggtaGGAAACTAGGACAAGGCCAGTTCGGGACAACTTTCCTTTGTGTGGAAAAGGGGACAGGTAAAGAGTATGCATGTAAATCAATTGCgaagagaaaattaataactgATGAGGATGTGGAGGATGTACGAAGGGAAGTTCAAATAATGCACCACCTGGCAGGGCATCCAAATGTTGTATCTATCAAAGGGGCTTTTGAGGATGCAGTGGCAGTTCATGTTGTTATGGAACTATGCGCAGGTGGTGAGCTCTTTGATAGGATTATCCAGCGAGGGCATTATACAGAGAGAAAAGCTGCTGAGCTTACAAGGACTATCGTGGGGGTTGTGGAAGCTTGTCATTCATTGGGTGTTATGCATCGTGACCTTAAGCCcgagaattttctttttatcagtCAAGATGAGGATTCACTTCTCAAGACAATTGACTTTGGATTATCAGTATTCTTTAAACCAG GTGAAAAGTTTAGCGATGTGGTCGGCAGCCCATATTATGTTGCCCCAGAAGTTCTTCGAAAGCGTTATGGTCCAGAAGCAGATGTTTGGAGTGTTGGTGTGATCCTTTACATTCTGTTAAGTGGAGTGCCTCCTTTTTGGGCAG AAAGCGAGCAAGGGATATTCGAGCAGGTCCTGCATGGTGATCTTGATTTTTCATCGGACCCTTGGCCCAATATTTCTGAGAGTGCGAAAGATTTAGTGCGGAAAATGCTTGTTCGAGACCCCAGAAGGAGGCTAACTGCTCATGAAGTTTTGT GCCACCCTTGGGTACAAGTTGATGGTGTGGCTCCTGACAAGCCTCTCGATTCTGCTGTCCTCAGTCGCTTGAAACAATTTTCTGCAATGAATAAGCTCAAGAAAATGGCACTTAGA GTTATTGCAGAGAGCCTATCCGAAGAAGAAATAGCTGGTCTAAGAGAAATGTTCAAGATGATAGATGCAGACAACAGCGGTCAAATCACCTTTGAAGAACTTAAGGCTGGCTTAAAAAGAGTTGGAGCAAACCTTAAGGAGTCtgaaatttatgatttaatgCAAGCA GCTGACGTAGATAACAGTGGAACAATTGATTACGGAGAGTTCATAGCTGCAACAATGcatctaaataaaattgagagaGAGGATCATCTGTTTGCTGCCTTTTCGTATTTTGACAAAGATGGCAGTGGCTATATTACTCAAGATGAGCTTCAACAGGCTTGCGAGGAATTTGGCATAGAAGATGTTCGCCTAGAAGAAATGATCCGAGAAGTTGATCAAGATAAT GATGGACGGATAGATTACAATGAATTCGTGGCCATGATGCAAAAAGGAACTGTTGCAGTTCCTGCCGCTAAGAAGGGCCTGCAAAGTAGTTTCAGCATTGGGTTTAGAGAGGCACTAAAACTTTAG
- the LOC102612197 gene encoding calcium-dependent protein kinase 1 isoform X1 has product MGNTCVGPTISKNGFLQSVSAAMWRPRASDESVSNHTRTDEATVTEATTKEPESPFPVQNKPPEQLTMPKPETKPETKPEAKPEAKPEHPTKPKKSPEMKRVSSAGLRTGSVLQTRTGNFKEFFKFGRKLGQGQFGTTFLCVEKGTGKEYACKSIAKRKLITDEDVEDVRREVQIMHHLAGHPNVVSIKGAFEDAVAVHVVMELCAGGELFDRIIQRGHYTERKAAELTRTIVGVVEACHSLGVMHRDLKPENFLFISQDEDSLLKTIDFGLSVFFKPGEKFSDVVGSPYYVAPEVLRKRYGPEADVWSVGVILYILLSGVPPFWAESEQGIFEQVLHGDLDFSSDPWPNISESAKDLVRKMLVRDPRRRLTAHEVLCHPWVQVDGVAPDKPLDSAVLSRLKQFSAMNKLKKMALRVIAESLSEEEIAGLREMFKMIDADNSGQITFEELKAGLKRVGANLKESEIYDLMQAADVDNSGTIDYGEFIAATMHLNKIEREDHLFAAFSYFDKDGSGYITQDELQQACEEFGIEDVRLEEMIREVDQDNDGRIDYNEFVAMMQKGTVAVPAAKKGLQSSFSIGFREALKL; this is encoded by the exons ATGGGGAATACTTGTGTAGGACCAACTATTTCCAAGAATGGTTTTCTTCAATCGGTTTCTGCTGCAATGTGGCGGCCCCGAGCAAGTGATGAGTCAGTTTCTAATCATACACGTACTGATGAAGCAACTGTGACTGAGGCAACAACGAAAGAACCTGAATCGCCCTTTCCGGTTCAAAATAAACCACCAGAACAGTTGACGATGCCTAAACCAGAAACTAAGCCAGAAACTAAACCTGAAGCTAAACCAGAAGCTAAACCAGAACATCCGACAAAACCCAAGAAATCCCCAGAAATGAAGAGGGTATCTAGTGCTGGACTCAGGACTGGATCCGTTTTACAGACGAGAACAGGAAATTTTAaggaatttttcaaatttggtaGGAAACTAGGACAAGGCCAGTTCGGGACAACTTTCCTTTGTGTGGAAAAGGGGACAGGTAAAGAGTATGCATGTAAATCAATTGCgaagagaaaattaataactgATGAGGATGTGGAGGATGTACGAAGGGAAGTTCAAATAATGCACCACCTGGCAGGGCATCCAAATGTTGTATCTATCAAAGGGGCTTTTGAGGATGCAGTGGCAGTTCATGTTGTTATGGAACTATGCGCAGGTGGTGAGCTCTTTGATAGGATTATCCAGCGAGGGCATTATACAGAGAGAAAAGCTGCTGAGCTTACAAGGACTATCGTGGGGGTTGTGGAAGCTTGTCATTCATTGGGTGTTATGCATCGTGACCTTAAGCCcgagaattttctttttatcagtCAAGATGAGGATTCACTTCTCAAGACAATTGACTTTGGATTATCAGTATTCTTTAAACCAG GTGAAAAGTTTAGCGATGTGGTCGGCAGCCCATATTATGTTGCCCCAGAAGTTCTTCGAAAGCGTTATGGTCCAGAAGCAGATGTTTGGAGTGTTGGTGTGATCCTTTACATTCTGTTAAGTGGAGTGCCTCCTTTTTGGGCAG AAAGCGAGCAAGGGATATTCGAGCAGGTCCTGCATGGTGATCTTGATTTTTCATCGGACCCTTGGCCCAATATTTCTGAGAGTGCGAAAGATTTAGTGCGGAAAATGCTTGTTCGAGACCCCAGAAGGAGGCTAACTGCTCATGAAGTTTTGT GCCACCCTTGGGTACAAGTTGATGGTGTGGCTCCTGACAAGCCTCTCGATTCTGCTGTCCTCAGTCGCTTGAAACAATTTTCTGCAATGAATAAGCTCAAGAAAATGGCACTTAGA GTTATTGCAGAGAGCCTATCCGAAGAAGAAATAGCTGGTCTAAGAGAAATGTTCAAGATGATAGATGCAGACAACAGCGGTCAAATCACCTTTGAAGAACTTAAGGCTGGCTTAAAAAGAGTTGGAGCAAACCTTAAGGAGTCtgaaatttatgatttaatgCAAGCA GCTGACGTAGATAACAGTGGAACAATTGATTACGGAGAGTTCATAGCTGCAACAATGcatctaaataaaattgagagaGAGGATCATCTGTTTGCTGCCTTTTCGTATTTTGACAAAGATGGCAGTGGCTATATTACTCAAGATGAGCTTCAACAGGCTTGCGAGGAATTTGGCATAGAAGATGTTCGCCTAGAAGAAATGATCCGAGAAGTTGATCAAGATAAT GATGGACGGATAGATTACAATGAATTCGTGGCCATGATGCAAAAAGGAACTGTTGCAGTTCCTGCCGCTAAGAAGGGCCTGCAAAGTAGTTTCAGCATTGGGTTTAGAGAGGCACTAAAACTTTAG